The following proteins come from a genomic window of [Limnothrix rosea] IAM M-220:
- a CDS encoding putative bifunctional diguanylate cyclase/phosphodiesterase: MDNSCLPAQDNQQPTVLVIEDDDSIRELIVTLLLAEDYAVLEAENGELGLTLAIATPLDLIVCDIMLPGIDGYGILNHLQEDPKTETIPFLFLTALGTKDNIRQGMNLGADDYLTKPFTAQELLDAIQARLRKHRLWRTHFRQKQQANSTKINYTVTHDPITQLPNQLALRDDLNRLLKQWQQDNLPQNKQDNNGEWGVPILYLSVDRFERINELYGYHFGNTVLKNIVRYLGGTISETAYLACLNYTDFVLISPPVQNAQSEEHLSAIVEPILETFAQPITVESRKILINWHVGIVTMPEAEYNFDRYLNQAKEAMELARNQGKRTYYILQPDDKQQDKASQRLLDTDLYEALHRDQLVLYYQPKINTHTGRILGAEALIRWQHPELGLISPAQFIPLAEKNGLISGIGQWVFEAACRQLQTLRNQGFLDICLAVNLSGRQFYQPNLATNLKAILDCYQVPASHIELEVTESILISDVKLAIANLQSLKEQGFPIAIDDFGTGYSSLSYLQNFPFDILKIDRCFVRNIMRNVTNSTIVKHVIMMAKQLDLTTVAEGVETAAEFEFLKAQNCNEIQGYLFSRPVDSETFSQMLRDDPNFFDQLDLHTQ; the protein is encoded by the coding sequence ATGGATAATTCATGCTTACCTGCCCAAGACAATCAACAACCGACAGTTTTGGTCATAGAAGATGATGATTCTATTCGGGAGCTGATCGTGACTCTGCTGTTAGCGGAGGATTATGCGGTTCTTGAGGCGGAAAATGGTGAACTGGGTCTTACTTTGGCGATCGCCACCCCACTAGATCTGATCGTGTGCGACATTATGCTGCCCGGTATTGATGGCTATGGCATCCTCAACCATCTCCAAGAAGACCCAAAAACCGAAACAATCCCTTTCCTTTTTCTCACAGCCCTCGGCACGAAAGACAATATTCGTCAGGGCATGAACCTTGGTGCCGATGATTATTTAACAAAACCCTTTACCGCCCAAGAACTCCTCGATGCCATCCAAGCCCGCCTGCGTAAACATCGTTTGTGGCGCACCCATTTTCGGCAAAAACAACAGGCCAACAGCACGAAAATCAACTACACCGTTACCCATGATCCCATTACCCAGCTCCCCAACCAATTGGCGCTACGGGATGATCTCAACCGTCTTTTAAAACAATGGCAACAGGATAATCTCCCCCAAAACAAGCAAGACAATAACGGCGAATGGGGCGTGCCGATTCTCTACTTGAGCGTAGACCGCTTTGAGCGCATTAATGAGCTATATGGCTACCACTTTGGCAACACAGTCCTGAAAAATATTGTGCGTTACCTCGGGGGCACAATTTCAGAAACAGCCTATTTAGCCTGTCTAAATTACACTGACTTTGTCTTAATTTCACCGCCGGTGCAGAACGCTCAATCCGAGGAGCATTTGAGTGCCATTGTTGAACCAATTTTAGAAACCTTTGCCCAGCCCATTACCGTTGAATCGCGCAAAATTTTAATTAACTGGCATGTGGGTATTGTTACCATGCCCGAGGCGGAATACAACTTTGATCGATATCTAAACCAAGCAAAGGAAGCCATGGAGCTCGCCCGCAACCAAGGCAAGCGGACCTACTATATCCTCCAGCCAGACGATAAGCAGCAGGATAAAGCATCACAGCGGTTACTCGATACCGATTTATATGAAGCACTCCACCGTGACCAGTTGGTGCTATATTACCAGCCAAAAATCAACACCCACACTGGCAGGATTTTGGGGGCTGAGGCGTTAATTCGTTGGCAACATCCAGAGCTAGGGTTGATTTCGCCGGCACAATTTATTCCCCTAGCAGAAAAAAATGGCTTAATTAGTGGCATTGGACAATGGGTCTTTGAGGCTGCCTGTCGTCAACTGCAAACATTACGAAACCAAGGCTTTTTAGATATTTGTCTGGCTGTAAATTTATCGGGAAGACAGTTTTATCAACCAAATCTTGCGACGAATTTAAAGGCGATTCTGGATTGCTATCAGGTGCCTGCTAGTCACATTGAACTGGAAGTCACGGAGTCGATTTTAATCTCCGATGTAAAACTGGCGATCGCCAACCTCCAGTCCCTCAAAGAACAAGGCTTCCCCATTGCCATCGACGACTTTGGAACAGGCTACTCTTCCCTGAGCTATTTACAAAATTTCCCCTTTGATATTCTCAAAATAGACCGCTGTTTCGTGCGCAATATCATGCGCAATGTGACCAATTCCACCATTGTGAAACATGTCATTATGATGGCGAAACAACTAGACCTAACAACCGTTGCCGAAGGCGTTGAGACAGCTGCCGAATTTGAATTTTTAAAAGCTCAAAACTGTAACGAGATCCAAGGATATCTCTTCAGCCGCCCCGTAGATAGCGAGACCTTTAGCCAAATGCTGCGGGACGATCCCAACTTCTTTGATCAGCTAGATCTCCATACCCAGTAA
- a CDS encoding PAS domain-containing sensor histidine kinase: MQYSQALIKALGDVIYERCLISGQISWHGDFVRILGYSPQEMGDDNALWLDRLFSEDKTRVLTKIAAACEQHQPYDIEYRFRHHDGSYVWIQDRGVPHQSTAIDGEPTVKVVGVMRDISDRKRAELEMKNALLRERELNQLKTRFIDIASHEFRTPLTSILGFTELLEQYSHKFNPEVHRKHLKRIRSAAERLQELVDNVLSVSRADAGNVSLELSPVDIEYLCRDIFHELNGAFGGIASLRLALDSKLQGDRPLHPVIDARIIRHILTNLLSNALKYTLSKKAVQLKVQYDKQQIIFIVQDQGIGIPEADLPHLFEPFHRATNVGKIPGTGLGLHIVERYVELHNGAIMVTSAMNTGTTFRVNIPCIFVEDA; encoded by the coding sequence ATGCAGTACAGTCAAGCCCTTATTAAAGCCCTCGGCGATGTGATTTATGAACGTTGTCTGATATCGGGGCAGATAAGTTGGCACGGGGATTTTGTCCGTATCCTTGGCTATAGCCCCCAAGAAATGGGTGATGATAATGCATTATGGCTAGATCGATTATTTAGTGAAGACAAAACTAGGGTGCTCACAAAAATTGCCGCCGCTTGTGAACAACACCAGCCCTACGATATCGAATATCGTTTTCGTCACCACGATGGTTCCTATGTGTGGATTCAAGATCGTGGTGTTCCCCATCAATCAACGGCTATCGATGGAGAACCAACCGTCAAAGTGGTTGGGGTAATGCGGGATATTAGCGATCGCAAGCGGGCAGAGTTAGAGATGAAAAATGCTTTATTACGGGAGCGGGAGCTCAATCAACTAAAAACAAGGTTTATTGATATTGCATCCCATGAATTCCGTACGCCTTTGACCTCAATTTTGGGCTTTACTGAGTTGCTAGAGCAGTATTCCCATAAATTTAATCCAGAGGTACATCGCAAACATCTAAAGCGTATTCGCAGTGCGGCAGAGAGATTGCAAGAGTTAGTGGATAATGTATTGTCGGTTAGTCGGGCTGATGCGGGGAATGTCAGTTTAGAGTTGTCGCCCGTTGACATTGAGTATTTATGTCGCGATATTTTCCATGAACTCAATGGGGCTTTTGGTGGGATTGCGTCGTTAAGGTTAGCACTCGACTCCAAACTACAGGGCGATCGCCCACTGCATCCGGTCATTGATGCTCGCATCATCCGCCATATTTTGACCAATCTTTTATCTAATGCGCTGAAATATACGCTCTCTAAAAAAGCAGTTCAGTTGAAAGTGCAGTACGACAAACAACAAATTATTTTTATTGTCCAAGATCAAGGGATTGGGATTCCTGAGGCGGATTTACCCCATTTATTTGAACCATTTCATCGAGCCACAAATGTTGGCAAAATTCCGGGGACAGGTTTAGGGTTGCATATTGTTGAACGATATGTAGAACTCCACAATGGTGCGATCATGGTAACGAGTGCGATGAATACAGGAACAACCTTTCGGGTAAATATTCCCTGTATTTTCGTTGAAGACGCTTAA
- a CDS encoding S1 RNA-binding domain-containing protein gives MTSEPNSSIAFSMDDFASALDEHEYHFEQGQIVKGKVFEHTSDGVLVDIKGKSPGLVPTREALLAGETGVQEVLPLGEEREFLIIRGQNADGQVTLSRRKLEEKRVWEELEQAAEAGNSVQIQITGSNRGGVTGDVKGLRGFVPNSHLTDKNIEGLMGQTLTVNFLELDQERRKLVLSQRYAAQAEIMRKLSIGVLASGKVANIKPYGVFVELDGMTGLLHRSQISDKQVPQLEDLFQVGQELRVLITDIDEGSKRISLSLKALEKFPGEVIEQFDELQGNADERVEAALKKLNIVV, from the coding sequence ATGACTTCAGAGCCTAATTCCTCAATTGCTTTCTCGATGGACGACTTTGCGAGTGCCCTCGATGAACACGAATATCACTTCGAGCAAGGGCAAATCGTTAAGGGGAAAGTATTTGAGCACACTTCAGACGGTGTCTTAGTGGACATCAAAGGAAAATCTCCGGGTTTAGTTCCCACCCGTGAAGCACTACTGGCTGGAGAAACCGGTGTTCAAGAAGTCTTACCCCTTGGGGAAGAGCGAGAATTTTTGATCATTCGGGGGCAAAATGCTGATGGTCAAGTGACTCTATCCCGCCGCAAGCTGGAAGAAAAGCGTGTTTGGGAGGAGTTGGAACAGGCAGCTGAAGCGGGGAACTCAGTACAAATTCAGATTACTGGCAGTAACCGCGGTGGTGTCACGGGCGATGTGAAGGGTTTACGGGGATTTGTTCCCAATTCCCATCTCACGGATAAAAATATTGAAGGTTTAATGGGGCAAACTCTTACTGTTAATTTCCTAGAGTTGGATCAAGAACGCCGCAAATTGGTTTTATCCCAACGTTATGCTGCCCAGGCGGAAATTATGCGGAAGCTAAGTATCGGTGTTTTGGCTTCTGGTAAGGTTGCGAATATCAAGCCCTATGGTGTGTTTGTTGAACTCGATGGAATGACTGGTTTACTGCATCGCAGCCAAATTAGTGACAAGCAAGTGCCCCAACTGGAGGATTTATTCCAAGTGGGTCAAGAGCTGCGGGTTTTAATTACGGATATTGATGAGGGTTCTAAGCGTATTTCCCTGTCTCTGAAGGCTTTGGAGAAGTTCCCCGGTGAAGTGATTGAGCAATTTGATGAGTTACAAGGTAATGCCGATGAGCGGGTTGAAGCGGCATTGAAAAAGCTCAATATCGTGGTTTAG